A single window of Granulibacter bethesdensis DNA harbors:
- a CDS encoding stimulus-sensing domain-containing protein, which yields MTHNRPPSATNRRYRLISPLLRRILVVNVMPLVLLVAALLYLDQYQNGLLSAEVLTLREQARIFAGALGEVAIDPPGKTPPHLSAGIARPLLRRLTEPTPNARARLYGPDGSLVADSQAMRHDPGEDIGTEPVANPHERSMLTDIVSTFYDWVQTHFPHASRSPIMNTDRDEALETRPRWQSDTGKDQSAAFTSTDSALEMPAYIRRTADSRLLVTVAEPVQHDNHTIGIIQVTREAREVDASLFAIRVSILALFGLALGLTVIMSGYLARTIARPMRSLAVAAGQMREERVRGSYLPPALLRRGDEIGELAAALSDSAVALWARMDAIERFAADVAHEIKNPLSSINSAIETLRRVEDPAQHKRLMSIIAQDVGRLDRLITDISDASRVDAELSRQPTEEVDVAPILSTLADIHEATRDEEDGDPVLTVHISDQPLVVRAVETRLVQVLHNLIGNAVSFSPPNGVIMLSAGRNGPFIQITVEDEGPGIPDSKLEHIFDRFYSERPEREQFGKHSGLGLSISRQIIEALSGEISADNRRDTEGKIIGARFIIKLPGT from the coding sequence ATGACGCATAACCGTCCCCCTTCCGCAACGAACCGGCGCTATCGACTGATCTCACCGCTGCTGCGGCGCATTCTGGTGGTCAATGTCATGCCGCTGGTGCTGCTGGTGGCGGCATTGCTGTATCTGGATCAGTACCAGAACGGGCTGCTGAGCGCCGAGGTGCTCACCTTGCGGGAACAGGCGAGGATTTTTGCCGGTGCGCTTGGTGAAGTCGCCATTGATCCGCCGGGCAAGACGCCGCCGCATCTCTCCGCCGGGATTGCCCGGCCACTCTTGCGCCGGCTGACCGAGCCGACCCCCAATGCCCGTGCCCGTCTTTACGGGCCTGATGGCAGTCTGGTGGCCGACAGTCAGGCCATGCGGCACGATCCGGGCGAGGATATCGGCACAGAGCCTGTCGCCAACCCGCATGAGCGGAGCATGCTGACCGATATCGTCAGCACTTTTTACGACTGGGTGCAGACCCACTTCCCGCATGCCAGCCGCTCCCCCATTATGAACACGGATCGGGATGAGGCGCTTGAAACCAGACCGCGCTGGCAGTCCGACACAGGCAAGGACCAATCCGCTGCCTTTACTTCGACCGATTCAGCGCTGGAAATGCCGGCCTATATCCGCCGCACAGCAGATTCCCGGTTGCTGGTCACGGTGGCGGAACCGGTTCAGCACGATAATCACACCATCGGCATCATTCAGGTGACACGGGAAGCGCGCGAAGTCGATGCCAGCCTGTTTGCGATCCGTGTCTCCATTCTGGCTCTGTTCGGGCTGGCGCTGGGGCTGACGGTGATCATGTCCGGCTATCTGGCACGGACCATCGCCCGCCCCATGCGGAGCCTTGCAGTTGCGGCCGGACAGATGCGGGAAGAACGGGTACGCGGGAGCTATCTGCCACCTGCCCTGCTGCGGCGCGGCGATGAAATCGGGGAGCTCGCAGCAGCTCTCTCTGACAGCGCCGTCGCTTTATGGGCCCGTATGGACGCGATCGAGCGTTTCGCCGCCGATGTGGCACATGAGATCAAAAATCCGCTTTCCTCCATCAACAGCGCCATTGAGACGCTGCGACGGGTCGAGGATCCGGCTCAGCACAAACGGCTGATGAGCATCATCGCGCAGGATGTAGGGCGGCTGGACCGCCTGATCACCGATATTTCCGATGCCAGCCGCGTCGACGCCGAACTGTCACGCCAGCCAACGGAGGAGGTGGATGTGGCTCCCATTCTCTCTACCCTTGCAGACATTCACGAAGCGACGCGGGATGAGGAGGATGGCGACCCTGTTCTGACCGTTCATATCTCCGATCAGCCGCTGGTGGTACGCGCGGTGGAAACGCGGCTGGTGCAGGTTCTGCATAATCTGATCGGCAATGCGGTCTCATTCAGCCCGCCCAATGGGGTGATCATGCTTTCCGCAGGGCGTAACGGGCCGTTCATCCAGATCACAGTCGAGGATGAGGGGCCGGGTATTCCCGACTCAAAACTGGAACACATCTTTGACCGCTTTTACTCCGAACGGCCTGAGCGGGAGCAGTTCGGCAAGCATTCCGGGCTCGGCCTGTCGATCAGCCGCCAGATTATCGAAGCCCTGTCAGGAGAGATCAGCGCCGATAATCGCCGTGATACGGAAGGCAAAATCATCGGCGCCCGGTTCATCATCAAGCTGCCCGGTACCTGA
- a CDS encoding OpgC domain-containing protein: protein MSDPLCQGTVPGSANPAVQTVRVRKERDLRIDFFRGLSLFIILIDHIRNNSFSHLMPASFGFSDAACIFFFVSGASCAYAFGSVYRRAGWALGTARVSLRLWQIYAAQLGLVMAVAALPGLLAHVTGHRHYNFVELFELYHLYDDPVQAFRGIVMLSYVPGYLDVLPVYVVIMAMVPVAVLLAKLDRRLPVVASVLLWAGALLLGWNLPADPSTKRHWFFDPFSWQLVFFTGYALTAGWVSVPPVFRDKGMGLFRIGAVGLIVFGFVARTGLLSHAGETGAAIAEWVTAHTNKTVLPPLIYLHFLAVAWLVVSIVGKRPAFLHRSWARPFITAGTYSLPVFLCTVVLAQLGTAALDGVSPWSIRQIVVNVMAMAVLALLVRIIAWYHSTPWKKPVAISAQEPGREQQMDQGLPQGSAQSVIRP from the coding sequence ATGAGCGATCCCCTTTGTCAAGGAACGGTTCCCGGCTCGGCCAATCCGGCCGTACAGACTGTGCGTGTCCGCAAGGAGCGCGATCTGCGGATTGATTTTTTTCGGGGCTTATCCCTGTTCATCATCCTGATCGACCATATCCGGAACAACAGCTTCTCCCATCTGATGCCTGCCAGTTTCGGTTTCAGCGATGCGGCCTGTATTTTCTTTTTTGTCTCGGGTGCCTCTTGTGCCTACGCTTTTGGCAGTGTTTATCGCCGGGCAGGATGGGCGCTGGGAACGGCGCGTGTGTCGCTGCGGCTCTGGCAGATTTATGCGGCCCAACTCGGGTTGGTGATGGCGGTGGCGGCTCTGCCCGGTTTGCTGGCCCATGTGACCGGCCATCGTCACTATAATTTTGTTGAGCTGTTCGAACTGTATCATCTGTATGACGATCCGGTGCAGGCATTCCGAGGCATCGTGATGCTGAGCTACGTGCCGGGCTATCTGGATGTGCTGCCGGTTTATGTCGTGATCATGGCGATGGTGCCGGTTGCGGTCCTGCTGGCGAAGCTGGATCGGCGGCTGCCTGTCGTGGCATCGGTTCTGCTGTGGGCAGGCGCCCTGCTGTTGGGCTGGAATTTGCCCGCCGATCCCAGCACGAAGCGTCACTGGTTCTTCGATCCCTTCAGCTGGCAACTGGTTTTCTTCACCGGTTATGCGCTGACAGCCGGGTGGGTTTCGGTGCCGCCGGTTTTCCGTGACAAGGGCATGGGCCTGTTCCGCATCGGTGCCGTTGGCCTGATTGTTTTCGGTTTCGTCGCCCGCACCGGTCTGTTGAGCCATGCTGGGGAGACGGGCGCGGCCATCGCCGAATGGGTGACGGCGCATACTAACAAGACCGTGCTGCCGCCCCTGATCTATCTGCATTTTCTGGCTGTCGCATGGCTGGTGGTAAGCATTGTCGGAAAGCGTCCGGCCTTTCTTCACCGCAGCTGGGCTCGGCCGTTCATCACAGCCGGAACCTATTCATTGCCGGTTTTTCTGTGCACGGTTGTATTGGCGCAGCTTGGGACCGCGGCTCTGGATGGCGTGTCGCCTTGGAGCATCCGCCAGATTGTGGTGAATGTCATGGCCATGGCTGTGCTGGCACTGCTGGTCCGGATCATTGCATGGTATCATTCCACCCCCTGGAAAAAGCCGGTGGCTATTTCGGCTCAGGAGCCGGGCCGCGAGCAACAAATGGATCAAGGGCTGCCGCAGGGTTCGGCACAGAGCGTTATCCGTCCGTGA
- a CDS encoding MMPL family transporter: protein MGLKIMGSTALLTEATRLCRRRALWVVLAAMALAGLSLTHAAHHLGVSTNTDELFASSLPWRQRQIAYEKNFPQNQDLLVAVVDGSIPEEAEATADALTKALSEDKEHFLSVQQPGALPYFQKEGLLFLDQKSLSSLLDQTIDAQPFLGQLTADPSARGLFAALSLVAMGVSRGEANLQPFMPALQGFDNALRQAAEGHPKPLSWENLLAGPLAQQAGQYRFVLAQPRLDYDALEPGGAATAVLRHIAAGLEFVRTGHAHVRITGPVALADEEFSTVAHGMVEGTLISIALITLWLFLALRSWRLILPVLATLMLGLTLTIGFASVAVGTLNLVSVAFAILFVGIAVDFAIQYCVRFREVRHEIADPAISLPETTRRVGGQILVAAAATAAGFLAFVPTSFEGVAELGLIAGIGMLIAFLCTMTFLPAMLSLFRPRAEGREIGFAVGIPLDRTLLRWRRPVLLVFALIAASGIALLSRLTFDSDPLHTKNPNTEAMRTLYGMMGDPMTNPYSADILVANREQAGVLAKKLEKLPTVAEVLTLSSFVPDNQDEKLALVADAASLLGPTLTPHTPPSSVTPEQIRLAISAALGQIRPALAKLPANHPLAGIAAALDRLSHASDETLLAANAALVRFLPMQLERLRTALSAEKVTVQDIPPTLAKDWQLPDGRVRVQAMTSPKASDSAGLHRFAAEVLAVAPDASGSAIVIVETAQTIVTAFRHAAMGAIAAIMVILALALRRVLDAALVMSALLLSALMTVVVISLLPMALNFANIIALPLLLGVGVSFNIYFVMNWRAGVSGFLATATARAVIFSALTTATAFGSLALSEHPGTASMGNLLMISLGCTLVASLIYIPALLSGLRRQGQA, encoded by the coding sequence ATGGGTCTCAAGATCATGGGGTCGACCGCCCTGCTGACCGAAGCCACGCGCCTCTGCCGCCGCCGCGCGCTGTGGGTGGTACTGGCAGCCATGGCGCTGGCGGGACTCAGCCTGACCCATGCCGCCCATCATCTGGGGGTCAGCACCAATACGGATGAGCTGTTTGCCTCCTCACTTCCATGGCGGCAACGTCAGATCGCCTACGAGAAGAATTTTCCACAGAATCAGGATCTGCTGGTCGCTGTGGTCGATGGCTCCATTCCGGAGGAAGCCGAAGCCACAGCCGATGCGCTTACAAAGGCACTGTCTGAAGACAAGGAGCATTTTCTTTCTGTCCAGCAGCCAGGAGCGCTACCTTATTTCCAGAAAGAGGGGCTGCTGTTTCTCGACCAGAAAAGCCTGTCCAGCCTGCTGGACCAGACGATCGACGCGCAGCCTTTTCTGGGGCAGCTGACGGCAGATCCCAGCGCACGCGGCCTGTTCGCGGCGCTTTCCCTCGTTGCCATGGGCGTCTCCCGCGGGGAGGCCAACCTCCAGCCCTTCATGCCGGCACTGCAAGGCTTCGACAATGCGCTGCGACAGGCAGCAGAGGGGCATCCGAAACCGCTTTCATGGGAGAACCTGCTGGCCGGTCCACTGGCGCAGCAGGCAGGACAATACCGCTTCGTGCTGGCCCAGCCGCGGCTGGATTACGACGCGCTGGAACCCGGCGGTGCTGCAACCGCCGTGCTGAGACACATCGCCGCCGGGCTGGAATTCGTCCGCACCGGCCATGCCCATGTGCGCATCACCGGCCCTGTCGCGCTGGCGGACGAAGAATTCTCCACCGTGGCCCATGGCATGGTGGAAGGCACTCTCATCAGCATCGCCCTGATTACGCTTTGGCTGTTTCTGGCCCTGCGCAGCTGGCGGCTGATCCTGCCGGTGCTGGCCACCTTGATGCTCGGTCTGACGCTGACGATCGGGTTTGCCTCAGTGGCGGTTGGCACCCTGAATCTCGTCTCGGTCGCATTTGCAATCCTGTTCGTGGGGATCGCCGTCGATTTCGCCATTCAATACTGTGTGCGCTTCCGCGAGGTGAGGCACGAAATCGCCGATCCGGCCATTTCCCTGCCGGAAACCACACGCCGGGTCGGCGGACAGATTTTGGTGGCCGCCGCCGCAACAGCCGCAGGGTTTCTGGCTTTTGTTCCGACCAGCTTCGAAGGAGTAGCCGAGCTCGGGCTGATCGCCGGGATTGGTATGCTGATTGCCTTCCTGTGTACTATGACTTTCCTGCCGGCCATGCTGAGCCTGTTCCGCCCACGGGCAGAAGGACGGGAAATCGGCTTTGCCGTTGGAATTCCTCTCGACCGCACCCTGCTGCGCTGGCGGCGGCCTGTTCTGCTGGTCTTTGCCCTGATCGCCGCTTCCGGGATCGCCCTGCTGTCGCGGCTGACATTCGATTCCGATCCCTTGCACACCAAAAATCCGAATACGGAGGCCATGCGGACGCTCTACGGCATGATGGGCGATCCGATGACCAACCCCTATTCCGCCGATATTCTGGTGGCGAACCGGGAACAGGCTGGGGTGCTCGCCAAAAAGCTTGAAAAACTGCCGACCGTCGCCGAGGTTCTGACACTCTCCTCTTTCGTGCCCGACAATCAGGATGAAAAGCTGGCTCTGGTCGCGGATGCCGCCAGTCTGCTGGGGCCGACCCTGACCCCTCATACCCCCCCCTCCTCCGTGACGCCCGAACAGATCAGGCTGGCGATCAGTGCGGCGCTGGGGCAGATCCGCCCGGCTTTGGCCAAACTGCCCGCCAATCATCCTCTGGCCGGGATCGCAGCAGCGCTCGACCGGCTGTCTCATGCTTCCGACGAGACACTTCTGGCCGCCAATGCGGCCCTCGTGCGGTTTCTGCCGATGCAGCTTGAGCGTCTGCGTACGGCCCTGAGCGCCGAGAAAGTCACCGTCCAGGATATTCCTCCCACCTTGGCGAAAGACTGGCAGCTTCCTGACGGACGGGTGCGGGTCCAGGCCATGACCAGCCCCAAAGCCTCCGACAGCGCCGGGCTACACCGTTTCGCCGCCGAAGTTCTGGCCGTTGCCCCCGATGCCAGCGGCTCCGCCATCGTGATCGTGGAAACGGCGCAAACCATCGTGACCGCGTTCCGTCATGCCGCAATGGGAGCCATCGCCGCCATCATGGTGATCCTTGCGCTCGCGTTGCGTCGGGTGCTGGATGCCGCACTGGTGATGTCGGCGCTTCTGCTCTCCGCGCTGATGACAGTCGTAGTGATCAGCCTGCTGCCCATGGCGCTGAATTTCGCCAATATTATCGCCCTGCCGCTGCTGCTGGGCGTCGGCGTCTCGTTCAACATCTATTTCGTGATGAACTGGCGGGCGGGGGTGAGCGGTTTTCTGGCGACCGCAACAGCCCGGGCTGTGATTTTCTCTGCCCTGACCACCGCGACCGCCTTCGGATCACTGGCATTGTCGGAGCATCCGGGCACGGCCAGCATGGGCAATCTGCTGATGATCAGTCTCGGCTGCACATTGGTTGCCTCGCTGATCTATATCCCGGCGCTGCTTTCCGGGCTGCGAAGGCAGGGTCAGGCCTGA
- the mmuM gene encoding homocysteine S-methyltransferase, whose amino-acid sequence MALVSSLFRRARPLILDGALATELEHAGYDLDDPLWSGRLLLDNPAAIAAVHRAYLEAGADCIETASYQLSLPGLQRRGLSRRRAMAVLADAARLACSVRDDVWAGLPAVQRRNRIRPLVAGSLGPYGACQADGSEYTGRYTLSRSQYLAFHAPRMRALAVGGADLIACETVPHLEEALAFADLLQALSLPGWISFSVRDAAHIADGTPLSLCVQAVASCLSVAAIGINCTDPALVPALIRCLRRGGLPVIVYPNAGESFDPVTRCWGHRRPGDWAEQARSWLRLGARIIGGCCRTRPDDIRALRRLIRAQA is encoded by the coding sequence ATGGCATTGGTCTCTTCTCTCTTCCGGCGTGCCCGCCCACTGATTCTGGATGGGGCATTGGCGACGGAGCTTGAGCATGCCGGGTATGATCTGGATGATCCGCTCTGGTCCGGTCGCCTGCTGCTGGATAATCCGGCGGCGATTGCGGCGGTACATCGGGCCTATCTGGAGGCCGGAGCGGATTGTATCGAAACCGCCAGCTATCAGCTAAGTCTGCCGGGATTGCAGCGCAGAGGATTGTCGCGGCGTCGGGCCATGGCAGTCCTGGCCGATGCGGCGCGACTGGCCTGTTCGGTCCGGGATGACGTCTGGGCCGGTCTGCCGGCGGTGCAGCGCCGAAACCGGATTCGTCCGCTGGTGGCTGGCTCGCTGGGGCCGTACGGGGCGTGTCAGGCCGATGGCTCGGAATATACCGGACGCTATACCCTGTCGCGCTCACAGTATCTGGCGTTCCACGCTCCCCGCATGCGTGCGCTGGCAGTTGGAGGCGCCGATCTCATCGCTTGTGAAACCGTGCCGCATTTAGAGGAGGCGCTGGCGTTTGCGGATTTGCTTCAGGCATTGAGCCTGCCGGGATGGATCAGCTTTTCCGTGCGGGATGCGGCCCATATCGCCGATGGAACCCCCTTGAGCCTCTGCGTGCAGGCTGTGGCATCCTGTCTTTCCGTGGCTGCCATCGGGATCAATTGTACCGATCCGGCGCTCGTGCCTGCCTTGATCCGCTGTTTGCGCCGTGGTGGCCTGCCTGTGATCGTCTACCCCAATGCCGGGGAGTCGTTTGATCCAGTGACCCGTTGCTGGGGACACAGGCGACCCGGTGACTGGGCAGAACAGGCGAGAAGCTGGCTCCGTCTCGGAGCACGGATCATCGGCGGATGCTGCCGCACCCGCCCGGATGATATACGTGCTTTGCGTCGTCTGATCCGCGCTCAGGCCTGA